The DNA sequence CTATTCATTCTATCATCATAAAAAAAATATTCCGCCTGCTTAAAAACTCCCAAATAAATAAAAAAAAGCACAATGAAAAAAACCGGAATGGAAATAAAAAACAGCCTTCGTATTTTCTTCATAAACTTTTCCTTATTTCAGTTTATTCTTTTGATAGCGGTTAAGCCTTGCGGAACGGTTATAGTCGCCTGCAAGCTTTTTCGATTCCTTTTCTACAGATTTTATACGGGAAACGGCAGATGGGTGAGTTTTGCCAAAACCTCTACTGTCATTCTTCTGTTTCTCACTCATAATTTTAAGCATTTCGGTCATAGCATTGGGATCATATCCCGCCCTTGCCATCAGCTTGACGGCAAAACGGTCTGCATCATATTCTTGGCTTTTAGAATAACCCGAATTTACCAAGGTTGTTACGATTTCTTTTGATGCATCTTCTAAAAATTTAAGTTCCGCTTTTTTATCGGAGCCTACAGCCATTGTTGCCGAACTTTCTACTGCGGCGGCAGTTATTCTATTAGCCTTAATGGCTCCTATACCGTGCTTTAGTTGAATGTGCCCAAGCTCATGGGCTATGACACCGGCAAGAGCATCTTCAGAATCAGTACAAGACAATAGCCCCTTGGTAACCAGCACATGGCCGCCGGGCGTTGCAAAGGCATTTATTTCGTCAGTATCCAATATCGCAACATGATAGCCGTTATAGGATTCAGGTACGTCGGAATTCAAGACCAAGGTCATACAAATCAGGTTAAGATAGTTTTCCAACTGCTTGTTTCTATAAAGTTTATAATTACTTAAAATGATGGCAGCAACTTCCCTTCCTATATAATACTCTTCCTCATTTTGAATAGGCTTCGAAGCTTCAACAATAGGGGCAGCTGCATCGACAACATTTTTTGTAAAAGCAAGAGGATCATTTAAACTTCCCAATAGGGCACAAGATAGAACAACGACCGGTATTAAACTTATAATTACAAATAATCCGAATTTTTTCTTCATTATTCACCGTCCTTCAATAAGCCTTCTTTAATAAAAAACTGTAAATCCTTCGGGTTTACCTTTATGCCTTCAACGCTGTCAACTGCCTCATAATTTTTTTTACCCGAGGACGAAAACTCCGCTCCCGAACCTTCCGTTAGACCCTTCCCTGCAAGAGACAATTCCTTTGCTTCTGCAGAGGTTTTTGTATCAAAAGAGCCGACTATTTTTTTCTTTGTAAGATTTGCCT is a window from the Treponema denticola genome containing:
- a CDS encoding M48 family metalloprotease; its protein translation is MKKKFGLFVIISLIPVVVLSCALLGSLNDPLAFTKNVVDAAAPIVEASKPIQNEEEYYIGREVAAIILSNYKLYRNKQLENYLNLICMTLVLNSDVPESYNGYHVAILDTDEINAFATPGGHVLVTKGLLSCTDSEDALAGVIAHELGHIQLKHGIGAIKANRITAAAVESSATMAVGSDKKAELKFLEDASKEIVTTLVNSGYSKSQEYDADRFAVKLMARAGYDPNAMTEMLKIMSEKQKNDSRGFGKTHPSAVSRIKSVEKESKKLAGDYNRSARLNRYQKNKLK